In Fluviicola taffensis DSM 16823, the following are encoded in one genomic region:
- the hppD gene encoding 4-hydroxyphenylpyruvate dioxygenase, translating to MSNEIKNVEYGLEKIFEGAQDFLPLLGTDYVEFYVGNAKQAAHYYKTAFGFQDLAYAGLETGVKDRASYVLKQDKIRIVLTTALNSDSPIGEHVKKHGDGVKVIALWVEDARKSYEETTTRGAKSFFEPMVESDEHGEVVRSGIYGAYGETVFVFVERKNYKGIFMPGYVAHQSAYNPAPVGLKFIDHMVGNVDWNRMNDAVKWFEDIMGFVNFLSFDDKQITTEYSALMSKVMSNGNGRIKFPINEPAEGKKRSQIEEYINFYEGEGVQHLAVATDDIIKTVADMKSRGVEFLSTPPQEYYDAIPERLKDHMSKFKEDINELQKLGIMIDADEEGYLLQIFTKPIEDRPTLFFEVIQRMGAKGFGAGNFKALFESIEREQEKRGTL from the coding sequence ATGAGTAACGAGATTAAAAACGTAGAATACGGTTTAGAGAAAATTTTTGAAGGCGCACAAGACTTTTTGCCTTTGTTGGGAACAGATTACGTAGAATTCTATGTAGGAAATGCGAAACAAGCTGCGCACTATTATAAGACAGCATTTGGGTTTCAGGATTTAGCTTACGCTGGTTTAGAAACAGGTGTGAAAGATCGTGCATCGTACGTACTGAAGCAAGACAAAATCAGAATTGTATTAACAACGGCATTGAATAGTGATTCACCAATTGGTGAGCACGTAAAAAAGCATGGTGACGGAGTAAAAGTAATTGCACTTTGGGTAGAGGATGCTAGAAAATCTTACGAAGAAACAACCACAAGAGGAGCGAAGTCATTTTTTGAACCAATGGTTGAATCGGATGAACATGGAGAAGTTGTTCGTTCCGGAATTTATGGAGCTTATGGTGAGACCGTTTTTGTATTCGTTGAACGCAAAAATTACAAAGGAATTTTTATGCCAGGTTATGTAGCACATCAATCAGCTTACAATCCGGCTCCAGTTGGGTTGAAGTTCATCGATCACATGGTAGGAAATGTGGATTGGAATAGAATGAATGATGCTGTAAAATGGTTCGAAGATATCATGGGATTTGTCAATTTCTTATCGTTTGATGATAAACAGATCACAACAGAATATTCAGCTTTGATGTCGAAAGTAATGTCGAACGGAAATGGCCGAATCAAGTTCCCGATCAACGAACCTGCTGAAGGTAAAAAGCGTTCTCAAATCGAGGAGTACATTAATTTTTATGAAGGTGAAGGTGTTCAACATCTTGCCGTTGCAACAGACGACATCATCAAGACGGTTGCTGATATGAAATCACGAGGTGTTGAGTTCTTATCAACTCCTCCACAAGAATATTACGATGCAATTCCTGAGCGTTTGAAAGATCACATGTCTAAATTCAAAGAGGATATCAATGAATTGCAGAAATTGGGAATCATGATTGATGCGGATGAGGAAGGATATTTGTTGCAAATCTTTACCAAACCGATTGAAGACAGACCAACTTTATTCTTTGAAGTAATTCAGCGAATGGGTGCAAAAGGATTTGGAGCAGGAAACTTCAAAGCTTTGTTTGAGTCGATTGAAAGAGAACAAGAGAAGAGAGGAACTCTTTAA
- a CDS encoding homogentisate 1,2-dioxygenase — MPFYSSLGRIPPKRHTQFRKESGELYYEQLFGTEGFHGFSSLLYHVHRPTMVKSVKELKDLTPVPAVNKNITSRMLKGFNVTPKDDFLESREIVLFNNDLNIALAAPKKSMTTYFYKNADADEVIFIHEGTGTLRTMLGNIPFSYGDYLVVPRGMIYQMEFETEKNRLFIVESFSPIYTPKNYRNKFGQLLEHSPFCERDFRGPSELETHDELGTFTILIKKENMLHELQYASHPFDVVGWDGYNFPYAFSIHDFEPITGRVHQPPPVHQTFEAHNFVICSFVPRMYDYHPLSIPAPYNHSNIDSDELLYYVDGDFMSRNHVERGYISLHPGGIPHGPHPGAYERSIGQKETGELAVMVDTFRPLKLTQAAIDMEDDSYAMSWLDK, encoded by the coding sequence ATGCCTTTTTATTCTAGTTTAGGGAGAATACCTCCTAAAAGACATACGCAATTCCGAAAGGAATCAGGAGAACTGTACTACGAACAGTTATTTGGTACGGAAGGATTTCACGGATTTTCGTCCTTGTTATATCACGTTCACCGTCCAACAATGGTGAAATCTGTAAAGGAATTGAAAGATTTGACACCTGTTCCCGCTGTTAATAAAAATATCACTTCACGCATGTTGAAGGGATTCAATGTGACTCCCAAAGACGATTTTTTAGAATCTCGTGAAATTGTTCTATTTAATAACGACTTAAACATTGCACTTGCAGCTCCTAAAAAATCAATGACTACGTACTTCTATAAAAATGCAGATGCAGATGAAGTCATTTTCATTCATGAAGGAACTGGAACCTTGAGAACAATGTTGGGAAATATCCCGTTTAGTTATGGCGATTATTTGGTTGTTCCTCGTGGAATGATTTACCAAATGGAGTTTGAAACGGAAAAAAATAGGTTATTTATCGTCGAATCTTTTTCACCGATTTACACACCCAAAAATTACCGCAACAAATTTGGACAGTTATTGGAACACTCTCCGTTTTGTGAAAGAGACTTTAGAGGACCTTCTGAATTGGAGACACACGATGAATTGGGAACTTTCACTATTCTAATTAAAAAGGAAAACATGTTGCATGAATTGCAGTATGCTTCACATCCATTTGATGTTGTGGGCTGGGATGGATACAATTTTCCGTATGCCTTTTCAATTCATGATTTTGAGCCGATCACTGGTCGTGTACACCAACCGCCGCCAGTACACCAAACGTTCGAAGCGCACAATTTTGTAATCTGTTCATTTGTACCAAGAATGTATGATTACCATCCGCTTTCTATTCCGGCACCTTATAATCACAGTAATATTGACTCGGATGAGTTATTGTACTATGTAGATGGTGACTTTATGAGTAGAAATCATGTGGAGAGAGGATATATTTCCTTGCATCCAGGTGGAATACCTCATGGACCGCATCCAGGTGCGTATGAAAGAAGTATTGGACAAAAAGAAACGGGTGAGTTAGCTGTAATGGTTGACACATTCAGACCGTTGAAATTAACACAAGCTGCGATTGATATGGAAGATGATTCCTATGCAATGAGTTGGCTGGATAAGTAA
- a CDS encoding NAD-dependent epimerase/dehydratase family protein — MKKILVLGSCGQIGTELVLTLREKFGSENVVAADLKDACPENLSNGPYIQLDALNKESVRSYIIDQKFSDVYLLAALLSATAEKNPDFAWKLNMESLFIILDLAKEGHISKIFWPSSIAVFGPTTPRIKTPQYTVMEPSTVYGISKQAGERWCEYYFNKFGVDVRSIRYPGLISYKSLPGGGTTDYAVDIYYKAKAGEHFTCFLKEDTALPMMFMDDAIRATIELMEAPKEQVKIRSSYNLSALSFTPKQIFETIKKIIPSFSIEYQPDFRQAIADSWPASIDDSYARENWGWKESYDLDKTTMEMLNNL; from the coding sequence ATGAAAAAAATCCTAGTTTTAGGTTCTTGTGGACAAATTGGAACCGAGTTAGTTCTTACACTTCGTGAAAAATTTGGCTCTGAAAATGTTGTTGCAGCTGATTTGAAAGACGCTTGTCCGGAAAATCTTTCTAATGGACCATATATTCAACTAGATGCTTTAAATAAAGAAAGTGTTCGCTCATATATCATTGATCAAAAATTTTCAGATGTTTATCTTTTAGCAGCTCTACTTTCTGCAACTGCAGAGAAAAATCCAGATTTTGCTTGGAAACTAAACATGGAAAGTTTGTTTATTATTTTGGATCTTGCAAAAGAAGGACATATTTCTAAAATTTTCTGGCCATCATCGATTGCTGTTTTTGGGCCAACAACTCCAAGGATTAAAACGCCGCAATATACCGTAATGGAACCAAGCACTGTTTACGGGATTTCGAAGCAAGCTGGAGAAAGATGGTGTGAATATTACTTCAATAAATTTGGGGTTGACGTTCGCAGTATTCGCTACCCTGGATTAATCTCTTACAAAAGTTTACCTGGAGGAGGAACAACCGATTATGCAGTTGACATTTATTACAAAGCAAAAGCTGGAGAGCACTTCACTTGTTTCTTAAAAGAGGATACCGCACTTCCAATGATGTTTATGGACGACGCAATTCGTGCAACGATTGAATTGATGGAAGCTCCAAAAGAACAAGTTAAAATTCGTTCTAGTTATAATCTATCCGCTTTAAGCTTTACGCCAAAGCAAATTTTTGAGACAATAAAAAAAATAATTCCTTCATTTTCAATTGAATACCAGCCAGATTTTCGGCAAGCAATTGCAGATTCATGGCCAGCATCTATTGATGACTCGTATGCGCGAGAAAATTGGGGATGGAAAGAAAGTTATGATTTGGACAAAACAACAATGGAAATGTTAAATAACCTGTGA
- a CDS encoding toxin-antitoxin system YwqK family antitoxin, with translation MWKYKQVGLIVFFLLLFTVVEASPITDQDGKLNVTDANGKKQGKWIYYGKDRPDSGVPASGKVEEGKFIDDRKEGIWIKYHLDGTTPALKGTYEHHRPKGEYTRFWPNGQVKEKGSIDKAGYKDSLIRYYENGTVAFAGFYTATGKENGKISYYYPNGQLEKEYNSNNGVVTGKSTDYYENGDVKKITYFDGTGTVTNTVEKEPVHPMIKVKDPNDSKEKAPAIVGAPKTQGVKWAPNGYNKVYNSDGEISQDGEFKNGALWDGKVYVYDNDGILLKVKVYKNGVYHSDGQL, from the coding sequence ATGTGGAAATATAAACAAGTCGGACTCATTGTTTTTTTCCTGTTACTATTTACGGTTGTCGAAGCATCCCCTATTACGGATCAAGATGGTAAGTTAAATGTTACGGATGCAAACGGTAAAAAGCAAGGTAAGTGGATTTACTACGGTAAAGACCGTCCTGATTCTGGCGTACCCGCAAGTGGCAAAGTTGAAGAAGGAAAATTCATTGATGACCGCAAAGAAGGTATTTGGATTAAATATCATCTAGATGGAACTACTCCCGCACTCAAAGGAACTTATGAACATCACCGCCCAAAGGGAGAATATACTCGATTTTGGCCAAATGGTCAAGTAAAAGAAAAGGGAAGTATTGATAAAGCAGGTTACAAAGATTCTTTGATTCGTTACTATGAAAATGGAACTGTGGCATTCGCAGGATTCTATACTGCTACAGGTAAAGAAAATGGAAAAATCAGTTACTATTATCCGAATGGACAATTAGAAAAAGAATACAACTCTAATAATGGTGTGGTTACAGGAAAATCTACTGATTATTATGAAAATGGAGATGTAAAGAAAATTACTTATTTTGATGGGACAGGAACTGTTACTAATACTGTAGAAAAAGAGCCTGTTCACCCAATGATTAAAGTAAAAGACCCAAATGATTCCAAAGAAAAGGCACCAGCTATTGTTGGAGCTCCTAAAACACAAGGAGTGAAATGGGCACCAAATGGGTATAACAAAGTATATAACAGCGACGGTGAAATCTCTCAAGACGGAGAATTTAAAAACGGAGCACTTTGGGATGGTAAGGTGTATGTTTACGACAATGACGGAATTC